In a single window of the Nocardioides sp. L-11A genome:
- a CDS encoding FdrA family protein, with protein sequence MTVEHVEIRPGAYADSVALLQVSRDVAATPGVAAAQVAMATELNVEVLQGMGFTLPAASPNDMVVALRLDDESALSAALAAVDAALAAARKGSSGGEVTAPPRTTGSALRRAGGDLALVSVPGASALVEAMDALDADVDVMIFSDNVPVEQELAMKRIARERGLLVMGPDCGTAVVGGVGLGFANTVSPGKVGVVAASGTGCQQVLALLDAAGVGVAAALGVGGRDLSAAIGGISTMTALDRLDADPAVEQVVVVSKPPAAEVAAAVEKYAAGLTTPVRFALLGAGQPDLTTQVEALLGDLGVAVPAWPTWGTPAAPAPDGGSALRGLFVGGTLCDEAMLLAAETLGPIRSNIPLAPDLALDSSLLEPGHLMIDFGDDGLTRGRAHPMIDPTLRLEHLAKVAADPDTAVILMDVVLGHGAEDDPAAGLAPAIAAARAVREVPVVVACVGTSADPQGLTRQAEALAAAGAEVHLSNAAATRRAIALATGGAR encoded by the coding sequence ATGACCGTCGAGCACGTCGAGATCCGGCCCGGTGCGTACGCCGACAGCGTCGCGCTGCTGCAGGTCAGCCGGGACGTCGCCGCCACGCCCGGCGTCGCCGCCGCCCAGGTGGCGATGGCGACCGAGCTGAACGTGGAGGTGCTGCAGGGCATGGGCTTCACGCTGCCCGCGGCCAGCCCCAACGACATGGTCGTGGCGCTGCGGCTCGACGACGAGTCGGCCCTGTCCGCCGCCCTGGCGGCCGTCGATGCCGCGCTCGCGGCGGCCCGCAAGGGCTCCTCCGGCGGCGAGGTCACCGCGCCGCCGCGCACCACGGGCTCGGCGCTGCGCCGCGCGGGCGGCGACCTGGCGCTGGTCTCGGTGCCGGGCGCCTCGGCCCTCGTCGAGGCGATGGACGCCCTCGACGCCGACGTCGACGTGATGATCTTCAGCGACAACGTCCCGGTCGAGCAGGAGCTCGCCATGAAGCGGATCGCGCGCGAGCGCGGCCTGCTCGTGATGGGCCCCGACTGCGGCACCGCCGTCGTCGGCGGCGTCGGCCTCGGCTTCGCCAACACCGTCTCCCCCGGCAAGGTCGGCGTCGTCGCCGCCTCGGGCACCGGCTGCCAGCAGGTCCTCGCGCTCCTCGACGCCGCGGGCGTGGGCGTCGCCGCCGCGCTCGGCGTGGGCGGCCGCGACCTCTCCGCGGCGATCGGCGGCATCTCCACCATGACCGCCCTGGACCGGCTGGACGCCGACCCGGCGGTCGAGCAGGTCGTCGTGGTGTCGAAGCCCCCGGCCGCCGAGGTGGCCGCCGCGGTCGAGAAGTACGCCGCCGGGCTGACCACGCCGGTGCGCTTCGCCCTGCTCGGCGCCGGCCAGCCCGACCTCACCACGCAGGTCGAGGCACTGCTGGGCGACCTCGGCGTCGCCGTACCGGCCTGGCCGACGTGGGGCACCCCCGCCGCACCGGCCCCCGACGGCGGCAGCGCGCTGCGCGGCCTCTTCGTCGGCGGCACCCTGTGCGACGAGGCGATGCTCCTCGCCGCGGAGACGCTCGGGCCGATCCGCAGCAACATCCCGCTCGCGCCCGACCTGGCCCTCGACAGCAGCCTGCTCGAGCCGGGCCACCTGATGATCGACTTCGGCGACGACGGCCTGACCCGCGGGCGGGCGCACCCGATGATCGACCCGACGCTGCGCCTGGAGCACCTCGCCAAGGTCGCGGCCGACCCCGACACCGCCGTGATCCTGATGGACGTCGTCCTCGGTCACGGCGCCGAGGACGACCCGGCCGCCGGGCTCGCCCCGGCGATCGCCGCGGCCCGCGCCGTCCGCGAGGTCCCCGTCGTCGTCGCCTGCGTCGGCACCTCCGCCGACCCGCAGGGCCTCACCCGTCAGGCCGAGGCGCTGGCCGCCGCCGGCGCCGAGGTCCACCTGTCCAACGCCGCGGCCACCCGCCGCGCGATCGCTCTCGCCACCGGAGGCGCCCGATGA
- a CDS encoding FAD binding domain-containing protein, protein MKPAPFDYVRPGTLEEALQALAGHPEAKVLAGGQSLVPLLSMRLAAPAVLVDINELPDLDHVRVDAEGVRVGALARHARVLADPDVARVQPLVTAALANVAHATIRNRGTTVGSLVHADAAAEMPMVLQLLGGSLDVVGPAGRRTIPVEELYVGPLESSLHHDEIAVEAFFPALPASTGVAFEEIARRHGDYAMCGVAAVVTIDRADGDRLVSAKAGYLSVSDIPAVVDLTDALGGELDDASLARAAEAALAVLEPETDIHATADYRAHLATVLTARVVTAAYDDARTRAGGSR, encoded by the coding sequence GTGAAGCCCGCACCGTTCGACTACGTCCGGCCGGGGACCCTGGAGGAAGCCCTCCAGGCCCTGGCCGGGCACCCGGAGGCCAAGGTCCTCGCCGGCGGCCAGAGCCTGGTCCCGCTGCTCTCGATGCGGCTGGCGGCGCCGGCCGTGCTCGTGGACATCAACGAGCTGCCCGACCTCGACCACGTCCGGGTCGACGCCGAGGGCGTGCGGGTCGGTGCACTCGCCCGGCACGCCCGAGTGCTCGCCGACCCGGACGTGGCGCGGGTCCAGCCGCTGGTCACCGCGGCCCTCGCCAACGTCGCCCATGCCACCATCCGCAACCGCGGTACGACAGTCGGCTCGCTCGTCCACGCCGATGCCGCGGCCGAGATGCCGATGGTGCTGCAGCTCCTCGGCGGCTCGCTCGACGTGGTCGGCCCCGCCGGCCGCCGGACGATCCCGGTCGAGGAGCTGTACGTCGGCCCGCTCGAGTCCAGCCTGCACCACGACGAGATCGCGGTCGAGGCGTTCTTCCCCGCCCTGCCGGCGAGCACCGGCGTGGCGTTCGAGGAGATCGCCCGCCGCCACGGCGACTACGCCATGTGCGGGGTCGCGGCGGTCGTCACCATCGATCGTGCTGACGGCGACCGGCTCGTGTCGGCGAAGGCCGGCTACCTGTCGGTGTCCGACATCCCGGCCGTGGTCGACCTCACCGACGCGCTCGGCGGCGAGCTCGACGACGCGTCGCTGGCCCGTGCGGCCGAGGCCGCGCTCGCCGTACTCGAGCCGGAGACCGACATCCATGCCACGGCGGACTACCGCGCGCACCTGGCCACCGTGCTGACCGCGCGGGTCGTGACCGCCGCCTACGACGACGCCCGCACCCGGGCTGGGGGAAGCCGATGA
- a CDS encoding solute carrier family 23 protein, giving the protein MSMFKWEVVNPAPGEPVAPHQRLPWGRTVGLGAQHVVAMFGATFVFPIVMGLDPNLAIMFSGICTIGFLLVCNNKVPSYLGTSASFVAGVAAIRAQGGDSADVTGAILVAGLVLAAIGVAVHFAGAGLIHKILPPAVTGAVVMLIGFNLAPVVAGTYWPQDQWIALATAAFMVCASVLLPGFWSRIAVFLALIFGYIVSFLADKLFGTITSVLPTGPDAVEHDRVSWAGVKAADWIGFPSGDLADGVSVVHGPSFSMTFILLVLPGVIALIAENTGHVKAVAEMTGDNLDPYMGRAIGADGAATAFASLFGGSPTTTYAENIGVMGATKVYSTAAYYVAGIVAILLGLCPKFGAIVNATPGGVLGGITLVLYGMIGLVGAKIWVENRVDFGNPVNMVGLAAGLIAGIGGVTLKITDDFELGGIALGTILVIVFFHAVKGRSTDATSGEVTKRL; this is encoded by the coding sequence ATGTCGATGTTCAAGTGGGAGGTAGTCAACCCGGCGCCCGGCGAACCGGTAGCGCCGCACCAACGGCTCCCTTGGGGGCGAACCGTAGGCCTGGGAGCACAGCACGTCGTCGCCATGTTCGGCGCGACCTTCGTGTTCCCGATCGTGATGGGCCTCGACCCCAACCTCGCCATCATGTTCTCGGGTATCTGCACGATCGGCTTCCTGCTGGTCTGCAACAACAAGGTGCCGAGCTACCTCGGCACCAGCGCCTCGTTCGTTGCCGGTGTGGCCGCGATCCGCGCGCAGGGCGGTGACTCGGCCGACGTCACCGGCGCGATCCTGGTCGCCGGTCTCGTGCTGGCCGCGATCGGCGTCGCCGTGCACTTCGCCGGCGCCGGACTGATCCACAAGATCCTGCCGCCCGCCGTCACCGGCGCGGTGGTCATGCTCATCGGCTTCAACCTGGCCCCGGTCGTCGCCGGCACCTACTGGCCCCAGGACCAGTGGATCGCCCTGGCCACCGCGGCGTTCATGGTCTGCGCGTCCGTCCTGCTGCCGGGCTTCTGGTCGCGGATCGCCGTGTTCCTCGCGCTGATCTTCGGCTATATCGTCTCGTTCCTCGCGGACAAGCTGTTCGGCACCATCACCTCGGTGCTGCCGACCGGTCCTGACGCGGTCGAGCACGACCGCGTCTCCTGGGCCGGCGTGAAGGCGGCTGACTGGATCGGCTTCCCGAGCGGCGACCTCGCCGACGGCGTCTCCGTCGTCCACGGCCCCAGCTTCTCGATGACCTTCATCCTGCTCGTCCTGCCCGGCGTCATCGCCCTGATCGCCGAGAACACCGGCCACGTCAAGGCGGTCGCCGAGATGACCGGCGACAACCTCGACCCGTACATGGGCCGCGCGATCGGCGCCGACGGTGCCGCGACCGCCTTCGCCAGCCTCTTCGGCGGCTCGCCGACGACGACGTACGCCGAGAACATCGGCGTCATGGGCGCCACCAAGGTCTACTCGACCGCGGCCTACTACGTCGCCGGCATCGTGGCCATCCTGCTGGGCCTGTGCCCCAAGTTCGGGGCGATCGTCAACGCGACCCCGGGCGGTGTCCTCGGCGGCATCACGCTCGTGCTCTACGGCATGATCGGCCTGGTCGGCGCCAAGATCTGGGTCGAGAACCGGGTCGACTTCGGCAACCCGGTCAACATGGTCGGTCTCGCCGCCGGCCTGATCGCCGGCATCGGCGGCGTCACGCTCAAGATCACCGACGACTTCGAGCTCGGCGGCATCGCTCTCGGCACGATCCTCGTCATCGTCTTCTTCCACGCCGTGAAGGGACGCTCCACCGACGCCACTTCAGGAGAGGTGACCAAGAGGCTGTGA
- a CDS encoding DUF1116 domain-containing protein, whose protein sequence is MTTTSLPSVAPAAVAAVGADMFATAVADQAVPVERVDWTPPMEGTSDDLATVAADPLRRDANALAVSRMLDVQAMLVGVAPASELLGLEKGQFLHAGPPIEWARASGPLRGALMGAAAFEGLVEDPEDAEALFAAGTEVSLEPCHHRSAVGPMAGVVSPSMWMFVLEDPATGRRTYCSLNEGLGKVLRYGAYGPEVLERLRWMRDVLGPLLGEAVSAAGPVDATAILGQMLQMGDEAHNRNRAGTLMLLRDIAPSLVRSSRSSEEVAEAFAFMGGNDHFFLNVAMPACKLALDAARDVPGSTMVVAMARNGTDFGIQVSGTGDQWFTGPAQLADGLFLGDYGPDDANPDIGDSAITETAGIGGFAMAAAPAIVRFVGGTVPDALATSRRMREITIGENNRWPIPVLDFAGAATGIDVSSVCRTGILPQINTGMAGKVAGVGQVGAGLVTPPASIFPAALAELARRTRDRA, encoded by the coding sequence ATGACCACCACCTCCCTGCCCAGCGTCGCCCCCGCCGCCGTCGCCGCGGTCGGTGCCGACATGTTCGCCACCGCCGTCGCCGACCAGGCCGTGCCCGTCGAGCGGGTCGACTGGACGCCGCCGATGGAGGGCACCTCCGACGACCTCGCCACGGTCGCGGCCGACCCCCTGCGCCGCGACGCCAACGCGCTCGCGGTCTCCCGGATGCTCGACGTGCAGGCGATGCTCGTCGGCGTCGCGCCCGCCTCCGAGCTGCTCGGCCTCGAGAAGGGCCAGTTCCTGCACGCCGGGCCGCCCATCGAGTGGGCCCGCGCGTCGGGCCCGCTGCGCGGCGCGCTGATGGGCGCCGCGGCGTTCGAGGGGCTGGTCGAGGACCCGGAGGACGCCGAGGCGCTCTTCGCCGCCGGCACCGAGGTGTCGTTGGAGCCGTGCCACCACCGCAGCGCCGTCGGCCCGATGGCGGGCGTCGTCTCGCCGTCGATGTGGATGTTCGTCCTCGAGGACCCGGCCACCGGTCGGCGCACCTACTGCTCGCTGAACGAGGGTCTCGGCAAGGTGCTGCGCTACGGCGCCTACGGCCCCGAGGTGCTCGAGCGGCTGCGCTGGATGCGCGACGTGCTCGGGCCGCTGCTCGGCGAGGCCGTCTCCGCCGCCGGTCCGGTCGACGCGACCGCGATCCTCGGCCAGATGCTGCAGATGGGCGACGAGGCCCACAACCGCAACCGGGCGGGCACCCTGATGCTGCTGCGCGACATCGCGCCGTCGCTGGTCCGCTCCTCGCGCTCCTCGGAGGAGGTCGCCGAGGCGTTCGCCTTCATGGGCGGCAACGACCACTTCTTCCTCAACGTCGCCATGCCGGCCTGCAAGCTGGCGCTCGACGCGGCGCGCGACGTACCGGGCTCGACGATGGTGGTCGCGATGGCCCGCAACGGCACGGACTTCGGCATCCAGGTGTCCGGCACCGGCGACCAGTGGTTCACCGGCCCCGCCCAGCTGGCCGACGGCCTGTTCCTGGGCGACTACGGCCCCGACGACGCCAACCCCGACATCGGCGACTCCGCCATCACCGAGACCGCCGGCATCGGCGGCTTCGCGATGGCGGCGGCACCCGCCATCGTCCGCTTCGTCGGCGGCACCGTCCCGGACGCGCTGGCCACCAGCCGTCGGATGCGCGAGATCACCATCGGCGAGAACAATCGCTGGCCGATCCCCGTGCTCGACTTCGCCGGCGCCGCCACCGGCATCGACGTCTCGTCGGTGTGCCGTACCGGCATCCTGCCGCAGATCAACACCGGCATGGCCGGCAAGGTCGCCGGCGTGGGTCAGGTCGGCGCCGGCCTGGTCACGCCGCCGGCGTCGATCTTCCCGGCCGCGCTGGCCGAGCTGGCCCGGCGCACGCGGGACCGCGCCTGA
- a CDS encoding DUF2877 domain-containing protein, with protein sequence MQQVTSQVESQVGGAGSPLLRSLLHGPPATGTVVHAGRQAVYADLGGRILGVLARGAVHVPCAIATALPELPDLPGIAVGAPVATGSGTLRVGPLGVGLTRLVSFATPPLSPAAARRLLAVPVDLAPARDQLPADALERLAAADPAAVSALVGRGDGLTPVGDDVLSGWLVATRAAGGDTHAVAAAVRERLPRTTGLSATLLRHAADGEAITPFRSALATGDPAAVAALLAVGHTSGAGMLLGAHLALSSRDSQSAITNEALEGSTR encoded by the coding sequence GTGCAACAGGTCACATCGCAGGTCGAGTCGCAGGTCGGAGGAGCCGGCTCGCCGCTGCTGCGCAGCCTGCTCCACGGCCCTCCGGCGACCGGCACGGTCGTGCATGCCGGACGCCAGGCCGTGTACGCCGACCTCGGCGGCCGGATCCTCGGCGTGCTGGCCCGCGGCGCGGTGCACGTGCCCTGCGCGATCGCCACGGCGCTCCCCGAGCTCCCCGACCTGCCCGGCATCGCGGTCGGCGCGCCGGTCGCCACCGGGTCCGGAACGCTCCGGGTCGGCCCGCTGGGTGTGGGCCTCACCCGTCTGGTCTCCTTCGCCACCCCGCCCCTGTCCCCCGCGGCGGCACGCCGGCTGCTCGCCGTCCCCGTGGACCTCGCGCCGGCCCGCGACCAGCTCCCGGCGGACGCCCTCGAGCGGCTCGCCGCCGCCGACCCCGCGGCCGTGTCCGCCCTCGTCGGCCGCGGCGACGGCCTGACCCCCGTCGGCGACGACGTGCTCTCCGGCTGGCTGGTCGCGACCCGCGCTGCGGGGGGCGACACCCACGCCGTGGCCGCGGCGGTCCGCGAGCGGCTCCCGCGCACGACCGGCCTCTCGGCGACGCTGCTGCGCCACGCCGCCGACGGCGAGGCGATCACGCCCTTCCGCAGCGCCCTGGCCACCGGCGACCCTGCCGCGGTCGCCGCGCTGCTCGCCGTGGGCCACACCTCCGGCGCCGGGATGCTGCTCGGCGCCCACCTCGCGCTCTCCTCTCGTGACAGTCAGTCCGCAATCACCAACGAAGCCCTTGAAGGGAGTACTCGATGA
- a CDS encoding (2Fe-2S)-binding protein, whose product MSEKQHEIRLTVNGTDHDVAVPARRLLSDALRHDLGLTGTHVGCEHGVCGACTVLVDGQPMRSCLMFAVTAAGHDITTVEGLARPDGELGPVQQAFRECHGLQCGFCTPGFLTTITAGIAENPEPTEDEARDMIAGNLCRCTGYQNIVKAVCRAAELARDDRTPEGGAA is encoded by the coding sequence ATGAGCGAGAAGCAGCACGAGATCAGGCTGACGGTCAACGGCACCGACCACGACGTGGCGGTGCCGGCCCGGCGGCTGCTGTCCGACGCGCTGCGCCACGACCTGGGGCTCACCGGCACCCACGTCGGCTGCGAGCACGGCGTCTGCGGCGCCTGCACCGTCCTGGTCGACGGCCAGCCGATGCGCAGCTGTCTCATGTTCGCCGTCACCGCCGCGGGCCACGACATCACCACCGTCGAGGGCCTCGCCCGGCCGGACGGCGAGCTCGGCCCGGTGCAGCAGGCGTTCCGGGAGTGCCACGGCCTCCAGTGCGGCTTCTGCACGCCCGGCTTCCTGACCACCATCACCGCCGGCATCGCGGAGAACCCCGAGCCCACCGAGGACGAGGCGCGCGACATGATCGCCGGCAACCTGTGTCGCTGCACGGGCTACCAGAACATCGTCAAGGCCGTGTGCCGTGCCGCCGAGCTGGCCCGCGACGACCGCACGCCCGAGGGGGGTGCGGCATGA
- a CDS encoding thymidine phosphorylase, whose translation MSSQSAPSGQQHDAVEVIHAKRDGRTLSSSQIEWMVDAYTRAAVADEQMSALLMAILLNGMDRREISDWTAAMIASGERMDFSSLTRPTTDKHSTGGVGDKITLPLAPLVAACGVAVPQLSGRGLGHTGGTLDKLESIPGWRAQLSNEEMLAQLESVGAVICAAGDGLAPADKKLYALRDVTGTVEAIPLIASSIMSKKIAEGTGALVLDVKVGSGAFMKDVDRARELAEVMVALGTDAGVRTVALLTDMSVPLGHTAGNAIEVAESVEVLAGGGPADVVELTLALAREMLAGAGRDDVDPADRLADGSAMDAWRRMIQAQGGEPDAALPVAREQHVVTAPTDGVLTRLDALSVGIAAWRLGAGRERKEDPVQAGAGVVWHARPGDAVTAGAPLFTLHTDTPERFERALAALEGSYDVAAAGTSYTPRPLVIDRVD comes from the coding sequence GTGAGCAGCCAGAGCGCCCCGTCGGGCCAGCAGCACGACGCCGTCGAGGTGATCCACGCCAAGCGCGACGGACGGACCCTCAGCAGCAGCCAGATCGAGTGGATGGTCGACGCCTACACCCGCGCCGCCGTCGCCGACGAGCAGATGTCCGCGCTGCTGATGGCGATCCTCCTCAACGGCATGGACCGCCGTGAGATCTCCGACTGGACCGCGGCGATGATCGCCTCCGGCGAGCGGATGGACTTCTCCTCGCTCACCCGCCCGACGACGGACAAGCACTCCACCGGGGGAGTCGGCGACAAGATCACGCTGCCGCTCGCCCCCCTCGTCGCGGCGTGCGGGGTCGCCGTACCCCAGCTGTCGGGGCGGGGGCTGGGCCACACCGGCGGCACCCTCGACAAGCTGGAGTCGATCCCCGGCTGGCGGGCGCAGCTGTCCAACGAGGAGATGCTCGCGCAGCTCGAGTCGGTCGGCGCGGTCATCTGCGCCGCCGGCGACGGCCTTGCGCCGGCGGACAAGAAGCTCTACGCGCTGCGCGACGTCACCGGCACCGTCGAGGCGATCCCGCTCATCGCGTCGTCGATCATGAGCAAGAAGATCGCCGAGGGCACCGGCGCCCTCGTCCTCGACGTCAAGGTCGGCAGCGGCGCCTTCATGAAGGACGTCGACCGGGCGCGGGAGCTGGCCGAGGTGATGGTGGCGCTGGGCACCGACGCGGGCGTCCGCACGGTGGCGCTGCTCACCGACATGTCCGTGCCGCTCGGCCACACGGCCGGCAACGCCATCGAGGTCGCCGAGTCGGTCGAGGTGCTCGCCGGCGGCGGTCCCGCCGACGTCGTCGAGCTCACCCTGGCCCTGGCCCGGGAGATGCTCGCGGGCGCCGGGCGCGACGACGTCGACCCGGCCGACAGGCTCGCCGACGGCTCCGCGATGGATGCCTGGCGGCGGATGATCCAGGCCCAGGGCGGGGAGCCCGACGCCGCCCTCCCCGTCGCCCGCGAGCAGCACGTCGTCACCGCCCCGACCGACGGCGTCCTCACCCGCCTCGACGCGCTGTCCGTCGGCATCGCCGCCTGGCGCCTCGGGGCCGGCCGCGAGCGCAAGGAGGACCCGGTGCAGGCCGGTGCCGGCGTCGTCTGGCACGCCCGCCCGGGTGACGCCGTGACGGCCGGCGCGCCGCTGTTCACCCTGCACACCGACACCCCCGAGCGCTTCGAGCGGGCACTCGCCGCGCTCGAGGGGTCCTACGACGTGGCAGCGGCCGGGACGTCGTACACGCCCCGGCCGCTGGTCATCGATCGCGTCGACTGA
- a CDS encoding helix-turn-helix domain-containing protein, with product MDVEELAESLAQLVLAGADLGDLVAAIGDALDVQVAVTTTDGRERAARIDDAMRERITAAGLTDETGRLRVEWLGDRGGHEGQPVTGAHVHREPLAAPNQALGHLVAIAEEGMVPQQIVALQRAATAVSLSITREQAVSAVENKYRGDFLRDVFLGRAGSDEFVSEHVVGFGWDLSGPTIVLAAQIDPQPSYQPPASVADRRHWQERFANAWRQVAASVDRAIPIADFGSEVVAVLPAEDPGAAAALVRRLVHAVAGDKGGGRRPFTAGVGRVASVPSGLPDSYSQARRALEVGRRFRGPSTTTWFDDLGLHRLIAMVPDTDELRAFAHDVLGELAGTTEEAVTLRETLQVLLNTNFNVAEAARTQFFHYNTMRYRVGKLERLLGPVASDQNLRLDVAVALKVLEVVSK from the coding sequence ATGGACGTGGAGGAGCTCGCCGAGTCGCTCGCCCAGCTGGTGCTGGCCGGAGCGGATCTCGGCGACCTCGTCGCCGCCATCGGCGACGCCCTCGACGTCCAGGTCGCCGTGACCACCACCGACGGTCGCGAACGCGCGGCGCGGATCGACGACGCCATGCGGGAGCGGATCACCGCGGCCGGCCTGACCGACGAGACCGGTCGGCTGCGGGTCGAGTGGCTGGGCGACCGGGGCGGTCACGAGGGTCAGCCGGTGACCGGGGCCCACGTCCACCGCGAGCCGCTGGCCGCGCCCAACCAGGCGCTCGGCCACCTGGTCGCGATCGCCGAGGAGGGGATGGTGCCGCAGCAGATCGTCGCGCTGCAGCGCGCGGCCACCGCGGTGTCGCTCTCGATCACCCGGGAGCAGGCCGTCTCCGCGGTGGAGAACAAGTACCGCGGTGACTTCCTGCGCGACGTCTTCCTGGGCCGCGCGGGCTCCGACGAGTTCGTCAGCGAGCACGTGGTCGGCTTCGGGTGGGACCTGAGCGGCCCGACGATCGTGCTCGCCGCGCAGATCGACCCGCAGCCGTCGTACCAGCCGCCGGCGTCGGTCGCGGACCGCCGCCACTGGCAGGAGCGGTTCGCGAACGCCTGGCGTCAGGTCGCCGCCTCGGTCGACCGGGCCATCCCGATCGCCGACTTCGGCTCCGAGGTGGTGGCCGTGCTGCCGGCCGAGGATCCGGGAGCCGCGGCCGCTCTGGTCCGGCGCCTCGTGCATGCCGTGGCCGGCGACAAGGGCGGCGGCCGGCGCCCGTTCACCGCGGGCGTCGGGCGGGTGGCCTCGGTGCCGTCCGGACTGCCGGACAGCTACAGCCAGGCCCGGCGCGCGCTCGAGGTCGGGCGCCGGTTCCGGGGGCCGAGCACCACGACCTGGTTCGACGACCTCGGGCTGCACCGCCTGATCGCGATGGTGCCCGACACCGACGAGCTGCGGGCCTTCGCCCACGACGTGCTCGGGGAGCTCGCCGGGACCACCGAGGAGGCGGTCACGCTGCGCGAGACGCTCCAGGTGCTGCTGAACACCAACTTCAACGTCGCGGAGGCCGCGCGCACGCAGTTCTTCCACTACAACACGATGCGCTACCGGGTCGGGAAGCTCGAGCGGCTCCTCGGACCGGTCGCGTCCGACCAGAACCTGCGCCTGGACGTCGCCGTGGCGCTGAAGGTGCTGGAGGTCGTCAGCAAATGA